One segment of Pangasianodon hypophthalmus isolate fPanHyp1 chromosome 10, fPanHyp1.pri, whole genome shotgun sequence DNA contains the following:
- the mrpl35 gene encoding 39S ribosomal protein L35, mitochondrial, giving the protein MAATLTRGLSGVVRPLTVLGQSCIKHAVRAPLFLPRFSTLTQRQFGFKPLPSHNACDLQQQTLLQRVSPLIPSLMQQPCRNLTYFSVKKGKRKTVRAVVKRFLRLHCGLWVRRKAGYKKKLWKKSAVRKKRLREHVFCNKTQCKKLDKMTTSFWKRRNWYLNDPYQKYHDRVNL; this is encoded by the exons ATGGCGGCCACCTTGACTAGAGGACTGTCAG GCGTGGTGAGGCCTCTGACAGTTCTGGGACAGTCCTGCATTAAGCACGCAGTCAGAGCTCCGCTGTTTCTTCCTCGCTTCTCCACACTTACTCAGCGACAGTTTGGTTTTAAACCGCTGCCATCTCATAATGCCTGTGATCTTCAACAGCAGACTCTACTGCAACG AGTCTCTCCTCTCATTCCATCACTGATGCAGCAACCCTGTAGAAACCTAACATATTTTAGTGTGAAGAAGGGCAAGAGGAAGACAGTGAGAGCTGTGGTGAAGAGGTTTCTGAGGCTGCACTGTGGCCTGTGGGTGAGGAGAAAG gctGGATACAAGAAGAAGCTTTGGAAAAAATCAGCAGTCAGAAAGAAGCGTTTAAGAGAACACGTATTCTGCAATAAGACTCAGTGCAAAAAATTAGACAAAATGACAACATCCTTTTGGAAAAGAAGAAACTGGTACCTTAACGATCCTTACCAGAAATACCATGATAGGGTTAACCTGTAA